The Oncorhynchus mykiss isolate Arlee chromosome 10, USDA_OmykA_1.1, whole genome shotgun sequence nucleotide sequence taattcactgcatcacaattccagtgggtcagaagtttacatacacttaggttggagtcattaaaacttgtttttcaaccactccacaaatttcttgttaattattaattattaattgttattattaattattttacttataattcactgtatcacaattccagtgggtcagaagtttacatacactaagttgactgtgcctttaaacagcttggaaaattccagaaaatgatgtcatggctttagaagcttctgataggctaattaacataatttgagtcaattggaggtgtacctgtggatgtatttcaaggcctaccttcaaactcagtgcctctttgcttgacatcgtgggaaaatcaaaagaaatcagccaagacctcagaaaataaattgtagacctccacaagtctggttcatccttgggagcaatttccaaacgcctgaaggtaccacgttcatctgtacaaacaatagtacgcaagtataaacaccatgggaccacgcagccgtcataccgctcaggaaggagacgtgttctgtctcctagagatgaacctactttggtgcgaaaagtgcaaatcaatcccagaacaacagcaaaggaccttgtgaagatgctggaggaagcaggtacaaaaaaatatatatccacagtaaaacgagtcctatatcgacataacctgaaaggccgctaagcaaggaagaagccactactccaaaaaccgccataaaaaagccatactacggtttgcaactggacatggggacaaagattgtactttttggagaaatgtcctctggtctgatgaaacaaaaatagaactgtttagccataatgaccattgttatgtttggaggaaaaagggggatgcttgcaagccaaagaacaccatcccaaacgtgaagtacgggggtggcagcatcatgttgtgggggtgctttgctgcaggaggaactggtgcccttcacaaaatagatggcatcttgaggaggaaaattatgtggatatattgaagcaacatctcaagacattagtcaggaagttgaagcttggtcgcaaatgggtcttccgaagttgtggcaaagtggcttgaggacaacaaagtcaaggtattggagtggccatcacaaagccctgacctcatcctatagaaaatttgtgggcagaactgaaaaagtgtgtgtttgagcaaggatgcctacaaacctgactcagttgcaccagctctgtctggacgaatgggccaaaattcacccaacttattgtgggaagcttgtggaaggctacctgaaacatttgacccaagttaaacaatttgaaagcAAAGTtactaaatactaattgggtgtatgcaaacttctgacccactgggaatgtgatgaaagaaataaaagctgattcAATccatctctctactattattctgacatttcacattcttaagttaaagtggtgatcctaactgaccaaagacagtgaattttttactatgattaaatgtcaggaattgtgaaactgagtttaaatgtatttggctaaggtgtatataaatgtccgacttcaactgtatatgccatTCAGCAGATGCTTTtgtccaaagcgacttacagtcatgcatgcatacattttacatacggATGgtccgggaatcaaacccactatcctggtgttGTCAGTGACATGCTCTATAACAGCTACAGAGGATCAATGTTATCCATTCTTTTCTTGGCAGATTTTTGTAACATATTTTTCCAGATCTCTGAATTCAGAGTACAAGTCACAGGGAATAACAGTTCAGGTAAAATACTGTAAGAATTTTGTATCACTTGCACTCCTGTTACAGTATCCTTCCTTGCATCTTTGTGTTTCTTCCAATCGCTTGTGCTTTCTTAATTTCCTCTCCTTTAGTGTGTGGCTCCCTTTATGGTGTCCACTAACATGACCCACAACTTGCCCCCCAACCTGTTGTTGAAGAGTGCCAGTGCTTTTGCCCGTGAAGCTCTGAACACAGTGGGTCACTCTAGCTACACCAGCGGCTGTGCCTCTCACGCTCTTCAAGTAGGAACTCCTCTTATCCACTCAAATATTCAAAACAAACTACTCTATAACGTTTTTGTTACCTTAGCCAAAAATGAGCCATGCAGAATATACTATTAGACTATTTTATGTGATTGTAAATATCTCGGTCTCTCTTTGCCATCTCACAGAACATTGCTCTGTCCATTTTCTTCCCTGATTGGCTACGCCTTTCATCCTACTGTGTGAAGCAGACAGAGAAATTTGCACAGAGCATGGAGAAGAAAATTGATGAAATGACAGAACGTTCTGCGAGCAAAGAGGACTAAGGAGTGCAAAGGAGGTTGCTACTGAAACATTTGTGGTGCTTTAAAGAGGTCATATTGGAAATTGATATGAGAAGTTTTACTTCATATGTAGACAACTAATTGATCAATGTTACTGTTTTTGCATTGACTGCCATTGAAAGGTATTGGTAATAGGAAATAGATTGTGTAATGTTGATGTGATGTAAACAAGCTGACCCCAAATCCATCATGAACTATATAGCCTGAGTGCAGCAGAGTATGATCTGTGGGAGACGCAACTCTCAAACAGGCTTCTATAGTACATATATTAGCTATATACTTATTAGGGATATAGACTACAACATTACAACTGAATGCTTGAACATATGCATGTTCTGGTTGATTTGGACTTTTAACATAGTACAATTTTTGGTATCAACCGTCACATTTTTGTGATCTCGATTTTCTTAGAAATAAATAGAAAGACagttacttttgtttattttattgCCTTTTGCCAACCCATTCACAAATGGCTGTCAAATTGTTGTTACTGAGTAACATATGTGTAAAGGAAACAGTATGTTATAAAAACACATGTTTAATGTAATTACTTTGGTTTTTGACATTTTCTATTGAGTCATTTGCTTGGACAGAGTCCTTATTAACTCACAAGCAGCCTGTCTGGCACTCACTGATCAGTCCACAGACTCTAGAGAACAGTCTGTGTGGCACAACCTGAGAACAGTACATTCTGAGCAGAGTCAGAAATATACAGTAACTTCATAGGACTGTAAAGAGGAAACTATTTCTGCTTAAGCACAAACATCCCACCACAAGTTGTGAAATATGTAAGCTTTCATATAGCGCCAACTACATGCCTCTAAATTAATTAATAGTTTTCATAGATACCAAACTCCTTGCAGTAACATTGTTTCCAAATCTGTCCATAAGAAAAGCATAGTAAGACAGCATAAAAATAGAAATCATTTTTCCAAGTAACAAATGAATGGCATGATCCTTAGCATTTGGTAGAAGGGTGATGCATTATAAATTAGACTACTGTATTTTCTAACTAAAAAGTATGTTATGTAAAGTAGCTCATATTGTAAACATTTAGACTGCCATTTCTATCATGTTCAGGATGAAgttaattacatgacattttgatCCCATAAAACACACAGTGACACTCAAAGCTCAGTGCACGTGACTGGGGTGAGACCCTGAATCAAGAGTGTTGGGCCTAAACCATAAGTCACAGCTTCCAGCTGACTGAGATATGTGTGTGATTGGCTGGAGTGAGCAGGGGGGCATGGTAAATACAGGAAGCGGACAGCAGCCTCAGCACTGTCCTCCTGGAAGTCCTCTGAAAGGGCCTGGGCCGGCTTCGTCAGGCCCTCCAGCTCTGGGtcctgtgtctgtttctgtccatAGAGCTGCACCACAGAGTCCCATGGCACTATCTTGATGGAGGCCCTGATCCTCAGCTTCCTCAACAGCTCCTGGTAGGTCTCCTCTTTAACCACCCAAGCCTGGTCGCTGGATTCTGCCTCCACACACAGGAATTTTCTCATTCTTGCATGGCGCCATCTGCTGGCCATATTGATAACACACGCCATCTGCAGCAGGAAGAGACTGCACAAGTCCACGGAGGCTGCAGACGTGCTGCTCAGCTGCAGCAGGTTGAGGGGCCACACTTCGATGATCCTCGCGGCCCGTCCGTCTTGGTCCCCATGCCCTCTCCCTGCAGCTGGAAGAAATGGCGGGCCAGACACACGTTCTTACTCATCTTGATGGCATCCGAGATGATTCCCACATACTCCTCTGACGTGAGCCAGCGTGGGCTCTCCACATGGCAGACCGGGGGAAGTGGGCTTGCAGAGAGGGCAGATCCACCCTAAAATCACCCCCACCAGACCCTTTTGACTCACAAAAGGCAGGGTCTTAAAGTATAATCACAGTTATCGTGAACAGTGTGGTCTATTTATTGTTTGTGTTTAACTTTATTTGTGTGATCACCAGCCAACGAAGACTGGACTTTAGGGGGAGTGTCCTGTGATAATTAGCCAATCCATAAAGAGGGTAGAAGGTTAATGAACCTCCCTTTCATCTGGTCTACATACAATACTGTATGTCCTCTGACACTGCACATTGCTTAATCTGACACCCTCTCACATCTTTGAACTCTGTATTCATTCACAgaacatctccctccctctcgtcagaGGAGTAGACAATGTCCTCATGCAGCACTCCAGCCTTCTCATGTTGCAATGAATCCTCTTCGCGCAATATTCTATCTAGCCAAGGAGAGGCGCTGTAATCACAGATGACGAACTACCTCTAATTGTTGGATGACTATGTTGTAAAATCTTTCAATTAGTTATATTTCGATATAGTTCAAATGTTGGGAGATTTGGTCGATTGCGCAATTAACAACTTAACCGGAGGATGCACCACTTCAACGACCCAAAACCAAAGGTTATATTGTTGTTGAGGACAGTGCCGTTCTATTCTGACTGACTGGTTAGCTGCTAGCCAACAGTTGGAGTTGCTAGCTACCCAGCTAGCTAATCTTAAAAAGTCACGTCTCCAGCTGGCCTGCTAACCTAATTTACGTTAACATTTATTATAAGGGATATATCTCGCTAGTTTAGTGTTTTTCAATGCGTTGTTTGTTTAGCCTTTGTGCAACCATATGAATTGGGTTTCTAGGTGTTTTATTATaaggttagcttgctagctagctacgaaTAGTCGCTTGCAGTAACTGGAGCCAAAAGTCTGACTTCATTTAACAAAAATGAGATAGAAGGAAGACACCAAGTACATTTCCCGCTGATTTTAGCGGCTCTGAATTGGATCGAAAGCTTTGTGTGTGAGGCCTGCAGGTCGGGCTTTCACCGAGCTAGATTAGGGCCGTACGCCGCCTGTGAACACTCTTAGGCCGACAGCTCGCGCTGCTAGGCTGGAGGCCGGGGATTTCAACAAATGGAACGAATGGAAGTGGACCAGTGCGCAGGCGCAACTACCGGGAGCGGAGGAGGGGCCCTTCGTAGATCGAACAGCGCCCCCATGATCACAAGTGTCAGGTCAGTGAAATTGATATTCTCTTTGAGTGAATGCAACTGTATGTCATTTTGTTTTTCATGTCTGCTTTGGAATGACTGAGTTTTATTGTATTGTTTGTTTCCCTCCGTGTAACAGTGATGGTATGACAGTGTTCAGTCCAACTAGTTCAGCCCGGTATCGGCGGAGCAGTGTCTCTGTGAATCCCAGTTGCCCTTAtcgggtgagtgagtgagtgtgtgtgagtgtgtgtgagtgtgtgtgagtgtgtgtgagtgttctgTCTGACTAAGTTGGTGTTGAAATGCCTTCAGTGTTTTCTGATCTCTCAATCTccatgtatttctgtctgtctttggTCGCCTTATCATTCAGTATTCTGTCAGTTACTCCGTCAAGAAGAGGCCGACAATAATACCTCCAGTCTTGTTTCCACAGGCCGTCCCCTTGTCCCCTTTCTCATTGGGTGGTGAGAGACCAGACCACAAAAGGCAGGTGAGGACAAGGTTAGGGATATTTGTGCAAATGCCTGCCTCTGAGTAATGATGCTGGTTTGAGTGTTTGCTTATGCATTAGCCTGTGTGTTAGTACAGTTCTGTGTGAGGTTATCTTATGTGAGTGCTCACATTGGTGTTTCAGAGTGTGTGCAGCATGCTGTAGTATGTGTGGTGTATGACCACTGACTGgaagtttttatttttgttccagGTTGAGAATATGGAGATGACACTCAGGGGGAGTCTTCAGAGACTAAGGTATGGTAGTAAAACGCTGTACAaatgcacatacatacacactactatgttttctctctctcttgctgtagTGCTTCAAACCTGGTCCCTCCTCCTGTCAGTCACTGGCATGACCATTCATCAGGGGTGAGTACTCCCTCTGTGTTCTGCATGTGACTGTAGTGCTTTGTCATACCAAAGCATGGACAGAGGTGTAATGAATGAATGATTAATAAATAGATGGAGGCTTCTgaccattatttatttatttatttatcttggtcCGCTGTCTTTCACAGGGATTCCATTCACAGGACAGTGGTGTCACACCCAATTCGTCCCCTAGTCCAACTCGAAGGTTTAGGGGGTAAGTTGAGTTCCACGCTGTATGGCAAACTAAATTGAGTGCAGATTCATTGCCATCCTATGATTGTGGACTGACACTGTGTCCACATCATCTTAACACATAATGTGTCCCCCACCAGGCCTACAGTCAGTTCTACTGTGAGATGGCCTGCCCTGACTCCACTGAAAAGGAAAGGTAAGAACGGTGCTTCAAGAATAGTGCTTACTTTGCTCAGtcttggtgtgtgcgtgtgtttgtctgtgtcctctcctccatcctgtTGTTCTGCCATGTAGGAGGAGTGGAGTCTGATGGCCCCCCCAAGAAGCTGTTTGTTGCCGGGGTAACAGAACCTGCTCACCGGACTAGTTACACAGTCAGGTGAGAACTAGAAAcatacgcacacaaacacactcttgcAAATATGGTGCTAGCTGCATCTCTGTTAACCTCTTTCTATATTTCCTTCTTTCCCCCTCCCCCAGTGTGTCCCAGGCGTCAGCAGACTCTCCTAcaggtggtgtgtctgtgtgtgatgccAGTCCCCAGGGTAGTCCActgtccctgtctcctcccccctcttacCAGCCCAACATCTAGACACCCCAACACTAGGAGCCTATCATAGACCAGGACTACAGTCAGCCTGTCAGGGCCCTGGATCCCTCTCAACACAGCCCCACCCACCCAGTCCACCTACAGAGCCTGGGAATCAACTCAGTAAGCCTATCAGAACCTTAGTTTCTACGCAATTTGCCTATCAGGGAGCACTCCTCTCTCTCAAACCATCAGAGCCTTGGGGAAACATATTCCTTGGCTCCTGAAGTAATCAGATCTGGATTTGTAATCAAGATAATATCTAGATGTTATACAAAGACTGGCACTCGTGCTTTGTTAATCAAAAGGTTGCAGGAAATGCCTTGCTAAAGGAGTTGGTGACCAGCGCATTGTAAGGTATTGTCAGGGTGAAGAGATTGTGATGACAATGGGAAAGAACTTAGAAAATAATGGACTTCTGGACTCACTTTTCGCTGTAGTTGACATGTGGGTTGTGTTGTGATAACCAATGTCAACTATGGTTGTAATTTTCCTTGTTGGGATTTTCTTTTTCTCATATCCAGAGGTGTTACTGGTACTGTAAAACAGAATGACTTCCAATAGTCTTCCAATAGTCAAGGAAAGGCCTTGTCTGAAGTTGTGTTCAGGGGTAACGGTGAGGGAACGTTATATCCCACTGAACGGGACCCAATTGTCCAGTATTCTTTGATAGTCCAGAAGTTAGCGCTCAAACATGAGACATTAAGTCACCACAGTGGACTGCCGAGCCGGTGTATATGTGAATAGTGTATTGACATGTGAATATGAGGATATAACCAGGGCTGCCTTTATGGCCCCTCACTTTCTCTGGCTGTGGGGGTTTGTACTGTAAATATAGAATCCCCAAGCAAAGCTCTGCCCAGAGGACCCTCCCAATCCTGGTCCTTAAGGGCCCAATCCTAATGATTGTTCTGCGTGGATACTGGTAACTCAAATTTGAGCACAAATCTGTCATTAACATGACAGAGCAATTCCACTGTATCAGAGTGACAcaaaccatgtttccatccacagtttttatgccaGTAAAGTCATATTgtctaaaacatttttttttacggcAGCTGTGATGGTAACAGGATGTTTCAGTACAATTTCCTAAATGCCGACAGATAATTTGTTAATTCGACATGGGATCTTTTTGTCTGTAAAAtaaattatgcgagaaatggcttTATGCGCTAATATTGAtaaaataaccatcatatcgaagtaaacttggagtcacacgatgacgtgttgtcctcccactacaactcagggaaacaatgcagtttattagcctacagatgaaataagttatgaacttcacagggtggggaAAGTGCACAATGTTCCTTTGTAATAAATATCGAGagagtcttattctggtgacatgatgatcgatacTTGACTGCcattttgacaaataaaaatattctggctcttatccataataatctcatcatgtagactaggcAACCTGCATTGTATTGGCTAGAGCGcaggtgccaagaccagagtaggcacatttgctatttaacacaaCTGTTTGTGACCAAAGTATTGGTAGAGGGAAAACTTAAGCGAAAAAGTATGTTTTGTGTGCACTGTTATCACACACTGATTATTATCggtcagtttggtggaaacaccaccgtattttagaatattcaaatgataatctgtcaccaattggatggaaacctagctacagaCTCAGATTTTTCTATTTAAAATGTCAAacaccatacaactctatgcacaaggactactttgaacaatttcACCAGAAAATTTTACAACACATTTACTTGACGAAGGAATCACCTcttgacaggtgtgtgtgtgttctttagtTAGATAGAAAGGACCAGGACTGGGGATCTCAGTCCTCTGGGTAGAGCGTGATATTACCCTTTTTCTATATGAGTACTTTAACAGAGGTAGTCTGTGGGGtgttaacataca carries:
- the LOC110533705 gene encoding protein FAM122A, producing MERMEVDQCAGATTGSGGGALRRSNSAPMITSVSDGMTVFSPTSSARYRRSSVSVNPSCPYRAVPLSPFSLGGERPDHKRQVENMEMTLRGSLQRLSASNLVPPPVSHWHDHSSGGFHSQDSGVTPNSSPSPTRRFRGPTVSSTVRWPALTPLKRKGGVESDGPPKKLFVAGVTEPAHRTSYTVSVSQASADSPTGGVSVCDASPQGSPLSLSPPPSYQPNI